A part of Salmo trutta chromosome 15, fSalTru1.1, whole genome shotgun sequence genomic DNA contains:
- the eda2r gene encoding tumor necrosis factor receptor superfamily member 27 isoform X2 produces the protein MDCSETQYYLNGNCHPCLQCGPGQELSEDCGYGSGRSAYCIPCNVKTYKEGRGYHFCRFCQSCKRINRHQKSLCTSKSNAVCGECLPGFYSKTRIDGLQDLECMPCGPSSTTEQQCSRSREVDVEKVWSPEGPAHNAAVNATISVALVTMAIILAAALFIYFRHTLLKKIFKGCLAPQSTSQNDMECAAYPVNRVTLNLEQEGQDSGACDNSTTTAETLARLQSKVDIIVPLGSIVLNPDLKTQDHRYLLVTQPLVQNSTCSNCSSGFVCQISSEPPSVSGDVPLTMEIPVGPIDSGEYVAGSLFLQSSEGYCASELQESPLHQHVPVECTELDFHSTAVSTLDLDSTTDPDCSSVSLGITEISEIRDGSSGDRLGGRQLRRSPSDCPEEQTDSCWSSRQQPCNRSLGGSNAMETLSLLKKCIRIMQGHMEKQTIVVPRDLAAYLAPLAKYSRRG, from the exons ATGGATTGTTCTGAAACCCAGTACTacttgaatgggaactgccaCCCATGTCTGCAATGTGGACCAGGACAAGAGCTGTCAGAG GACTGTGGTTATGGAAGTGGACGGTCGGCTTATTGCATCCCCTGTAATGTCAAGACTTATAAAGAGGGTCGGGGTTACCACTTCTGCAGATTCTGCCAGTCATGTAAACGCATAAACAGGCACCAGAAGTCACTGTGCACCTCTAAAAGCAATGCAGTCTGTGGGGAGTGTTTACCAGG CTTTTACAGTAAGACACGGATAGATGGCTTGCAGGACTTGGAGTGCATGCCATGTGGTCCCTCCTCCACTACTGAGCAGCAGTGCAGCC GAAGCAGAGAAGttgatgtggaaaaagtctggaGCCCAGAAGGCCCAGCCCATAATGCTGCTGTTAACGCCACAATTTCTGTAGCCCTGGTTACCATGGCAATCATCCTAGCTGCTGCCTTGTTTATATACTTCAGACATACCTTACTAAAGAAAATATTTAAAG GATGCCTGGCTCCTCAAAGCACAAGTCAGAATGACATGGAGTGTGCAGCATACCCAGTGAACAGGGTCACACTGAACCTGGAGCAGGAAGGCCAAGACTCAG GTGCATGTGATAACTCTACCACCACTGCAGAAACATTGGCCAGACTGCAGTCCAAAGTGGACATAATTGTCCCTCTGGGGTCCATTGTACTAAACCCTGACCTTAAAACTCAGGACCACAGATACCTCCTGGTGACCCAGCCGCTGGTGCAGAACTCCACCTGCAGTAACTGCTCATCTGGGTTTGTCTGTCAGATATCCTCTGAGCCGCCCTCAGTCAGTGGGGACGTCCCACTCACAATGGAGATCCCTGTGGGTCCAATAGACAGTGGGGAGTATGTCGCAGGGTCCCTGTTCCTGCAGAGCAGTGAGGGATACTGTGCCTCTGAGCTGCAGGAGAGCCCTCTCCATCAGCATGTCCCAGTGGAGTGCACTGAGCTAGACTTCCACAGCACTGCAGTCTCAACACTGGACCTCGACAGTACTACAGACCCAGACTGTAGCTCTGTGAGCCTGGGGATTACTGAAATATCTGAGATTAGGGACGGCTCCTCCGGAGACAGGTTAGGAGGAAGACAACTGAGGAGGAGTCCATCTGACTGCCCAGAGGAGCAAACTGACAGCTGTTGGAGCAGCCGTCAACAACCCTGCAACAGAAGTCTGGGAGGCAGTAATGCG